One genomic window of Leptotrichia shahii includes the following:
- a CDS encoding transglycosylase domain-containing protein — MKKNNKKVKVEKPRKKFSLLSFFFKVFLFLFVIGIGAGAYLVYTVSKETPVDLIDGYAPVSPSVIYDINGNQIDTIMVQNRAPIGIGEIPQHVQDAFLAIEDRKFRTHHGFDFVRTARAAFLTLTGRRREGGSTITQQLAKNAFLSPEQTMTRKIKEAILAIEIERKYTKDEILENYLNTIYFGQGAYGIKNAAIKYFNKQPKQLTIAQAAILASLPKSPTKYSKIENALERQKIVLNQMRNYGFITDEEYNEAINEKIKFVSGNIKSRNEEEQISTSNVAPEFTTVVLSEVRKILKIPEEDQKFLFDGYKIYATVDLDLQRAAYTAFNNNYNLKSRANLNGALFSIDPSNGFVKAMVGGKNYKKGNFNRAMSSLRQPGSSFKPVVYLAALQKNMAMNSVMEDSPVKIGNWSPKNYDGVYRDSMTLAKALEISNNVIPVKLLQYVGINSAEKIWRNAGIVGGDFPKNYTLALGSISTRPVDMAMFYAALANGGYQVQPQYIYKIENKYGEVIYEAKPKMKKVYDSKDVAILTYMLENAVNYGTGQPAKVFKDGKLIPMAGKTGTTSDYVSAWFTGYTPTLATVVYVGNDDNKSMGPGMTGGAAAAPIWKNYMQAVVDLPNYNVGVFEFIDDYITRKDLTTRDIDLQIGLLDKDGVNKRTALFKVGTEPVEYENKFRRGVTF, encoded by the coding sequence ATGAAAAAGAATAATAAAAAAGTAAAAGTGGAAAAACCTAGGAAAAAATTTAGCTTACTCTCGTTTTTTTTCAAAGTTTTTTTATTTCTGTTTGTGATTGGAATTGGAGCTGGGGCATATTTGGTGTATACAGTGAGCAAGGAAACGCCTGTTGATTTGATAGATGGCTATGCTCCTGTATCACCTTCGGTAATTTATGATATAAACGGGAATCAAATTGACACTATAATGGTTCAAAATCGTGCGCCGATAGGGATAGGAGAAATTCCTCAGCATGTTCAAGATGCTTTCTTAGCGATAGAAGATAGAAAGTTTAGAACTCATCACGGATTTGACTTTGTGAGAACAGCAAGAGCGGCTTTTTTGACACTTACAGGAAGACGTCGTGAAGGTGGAAGTACAATTACGCAGCAGCTTGCAAAAAATGCCTTTTTATCGCCTGAACAGACAATGACAAGAAAAATTAAGGAAGCGATTTTGGCGATAGAAATTGAAAGAAAATATACAAAAGATGAAATTCTGGAAAATTATTTGAATACGATTTATTTTGGACAAGGGGCTTATGGAATAAAAAATGCTGCAATAAAGTATTTTAATAAGCAGCCAAAACAGCTAACTATTGCACAAGCAGCTATTTTAGCCAGTCTTCCAAAGTCGCCAACAAAATATTCAAAGATAGAAAACGCATTGGAACGGCAAAAAATTGTGCTTAATCAAATGAGAAATTATGGATTTATAACAGATGAAGAGTATAATGAGGCGATTAATGAAAAAATTAAATTTGTAAGTGGCAATATAAAAAGCCGTAATGAAGAAGAACAAATTTCGACTTCAAATGTTGCTCCTGAATTTACGACAGTTGTGTTAAGTGAAGTAAGAAAAATACTGAAAATACCTGAAGAAGATCAAAAATTCTTGTTTGATGGATATAAAATTTACGCAACAGTCGATTTAGATTTACAAAGAGCGGCTTATACAGCATTTAATAATAACTATAACTTAAAAAGTCGTGCGAACTTAAATGGTGCCTTATTTTCGATTGATCCAAGTAATGGATTTGTAAAAGCGATGGTTGGAGGAAAAAATTATAAAAAAGGTAACTTTAACCGTGCAATGAGTTCATTAAGACAGCCAGGGTCATCCTTTAAGCCAGTGGTTTATCTTGCCGCATTGCAGAAAAATATGGCAATGAATAGCGTTATGGAAGATTCTCCAGTAAAAATTGGAAATTGGAGCCCAAAAAATTATGATGGAGTTTACAGGGACAGCATGACGCTTGCTAAAGCATTGGAAATTTCAAATAATGTGATACCAGTAAAATTACTGCAATATGTAGGGATTAATTCAGCTGAAAAAATATGGCGTAATGCTGGAATTGTTGGTGGAGATTTTCCAAAAAATTATACATTGGCACTTGGTTCAATTTCTACAAGACCAGTAGACATGGCAATGTTTTATGCGGCACTTGCAAATGGAGGTTATCAAGTACAACCTCAGTACATCTACAAAATTGAAAATAAGTATGGAGAAGTTATTTATGAAGCAAAACCTAAAATGAAAAAGGTATACGATTCTAAGGATGTTGCAATACTGACTTATATGCTTGAAAATGCTGTAAATTATGGGACTGGTCAGCCGGCTAAAGTATTTAAAGATGGAAAATTAATTCCAATGGCTGGAAAAACAGGAACAACTTCAGATTATGTTTCAGCATGGTTTACAGGATATACGCCAACTCTTGCGACAGTTGTTTATGTTGGAAATGATGATAATAAGTCGATGGGGCCTGGAATGACAGGAGGAGCTGCAGCTGCACCAATTTGGAAGAATTATATGCAGGCAGTAGTTGATTTACCAAATTATAATGTCGGAGTTTTTGAATTTATAGATGATTATATTACGAGAAAAGATCTGACAACAAGAGATATTGATCTTCAAATAGGATTGCTTGATAAGGATGGAGTGAATAAACGGACAGCATTGTTCAAAGTGGGAACCGAACCAGTTGAATATGAAAATAAGTTTAGAAGAGGAGTCACTTTTTAA